CCATGGTGGCGCCGGGGGCGAGCGCGCGGATCACCGCGTACCAGCTGTCCCAGTCGTACGTCTCGACCTTCTCCGGCGGGATGCGGCCCTGCGCGCCGTCGAACCACACCTCGTCGACGGGCCCGTACTCGGTGAGCACCTCGTAGAGCTGGTTGAGCATGTGGGCGCCGTAGTCGGTCGCGTCGAGCGTGAACGTGCGCGGGCTGTCACCGGCCCGGTCGTCGCCGTCGACGAGTGTGGGGATGGTGCGGGCGGAACGCTTGCTGCCGTTGGCGTAGACGCCGTCGAGGTACTGGTTCTCGTCGGCGGGCGAGATGTAGACACCGACCTTGATCCCGTACTTGCGCATGGAGCCGGCGAAGGAGCGCAGCACGTCGCCCTGTCCTCCGCGCCAACTGCTCGACGCGACACTGTGTCTGGTGTAGCGGGACGGGTAGAGGACGAACCCGTCGTGGTGCTTGACCGTGAGGATGGCGAGCTTGAAGCCGCCGTCGCGCAGGGCGCGTGCCCACTGATCGGTGTCGAGCCCGGTCGGCTGGAAGACATTGGGGTCCTCGTCGCCGGTGCCCCATTCGAGGCCGGTGAAGGTGTTCACGCCGAAGTGCAGGAAGGCGGTCTTCTCCAGTCCCTGCCAGGCGATCTGACGCTTCGTCGGGCGGACCCGGGAGGCCTTGGCGACCAGTTCCTCCGGGGAGTCCGCGGAGCTGATGGGGATGCGGTAGTGGGGTTCTTCCGCCGTGGTGCGGGTCGCTGCCGGGGCGGCCAGGGCGAGGGAGTTGCTCGACGCGGCCACGGCCGTGGTCACGGCGGCGGCCATGAAGAGTCGTCTGCTGACGGTCATCTGCGGGTGGGATCCCTTCGGGACAGCGCCGGTTCAGCGCTGGGTCAGCGTCCAGATGGTCGGGGTCTGCTGGTCGGGCGGGTTCTGCACGAGACGTCCGTCGGACGTCGCGTCGAGCGTCATGCGCGTGACGGCGTTGGTGAGCACGTAGCCGCCGCCGGCGCGGGACACCTGCCAGCGCTGAAGGGTGCTCTTCGCGTCGCAGGTCTCCTGCGTGACCGCCGAACCGGGCTGCAGCGGCACGTTGAGGGTGAGCCTACCGCTGCGGGTCTCCAGGCAGCTCCCGGTCGCGGTGGACTTGAGGGTGAGATAGCCGTCCGGGGTGCGGGTGAGCTCGAAGCCGGCCGCCTGAGTGTGGTGGCGCGTGTCGGCGAGGGTGTACGTGCCGTCGGCGACGGGCGGCCGTGTCAGGTCGCGCTGTCCCGGTGCCCGGCCGACGGCCTCGGCCCGTGCGGTGAAGCCGGCGTACGTCGCGTCGGGGTGCGGGTCGCCCCATGTCGCCTGCGCGATGTGGCTCAGGGGCAGCCGGGCCGCACCGGCGACCTCGTTCTCCGTCTCGCCCCGCCCGTTGTCGGGCCACAGGCTGATCTTGGCGCCGGTGATGCCGTCGCGGGAGGCGAGCTTCTCGCCCTCGAAGCTGCGCGGATCCCACTGCTCGTCGTAGAGCTTCTGCGTGTCGGTGTGGAAGCCGCCGCGCACGAGGTAGAGGGCGTAGGCGGCGTTCATCACGGGGTAGCCCTGTGCGATCAGCTCGCTGGGCTTCACCTTGACGCCGAGCCAGTGCTCGATGGTCGTGCCGGCCGTCACCGGGACGGTGTTGGCGCCGGTCAGGCCGTCGTTCCAGATGCGCAGCCGCTTGCCCTTGCTCGCGGCGTACGCATCGACACGGTTGACGAAGTCGATGAACGCGTCCTGGGGCGTGGCGTTCTCGCCGTACTTCTTCTTCGCGTACGCGTCGATCTGCGGGTACTTGGCGAAGTCCGAACCGAGCATGTACTCGTCGGCGCCCATGTGCCACCACTTGGCGGGGAACACCTCGCCGTACTCGTCGATGAGGCTCTTGTAGTAGTCAAAGGCCGCGGGTGCGGTGATGTCGAGGCGGGACGGCTGCGGCTTGCCGTCGGAGTCGGTGAGCTGGAGGTCGGGGCGGTTCTCGATCCAAGGGTCCATGTGACCCGGGGAGTTGATCTCCGGAACGATGGTGACGTGGTACTTCTCGCCGAGCGCGACGAGGCGGCGGATCTCGCTCTTGGTGTAGTAACCCCAGGTGTTGGCCTCAGGGTGCCGGTCGCTCTTCACCTTCAGCTCGACGAGCAGCTGGTTGAGCTTGTGGTACGCCATGTCGCGCACCAGGTTCTCCATCCAGTCCGTGGAGATGTGCACGTAGCAGGCGCAGACGCCGACGCCGCGTTCCTTGTACCGGGGCACGTCGACGGTGCGTCCGGCCGGCACCTGGTCGCCCTGGGCGAGCAGCTGGAGGAGGGTGCGGGTGCCGTAGAAGGCTCCGGCCTCGGCCGCTCCGGTGATCTCGAGTCGCTGTGCGGCGCGGAGTTCGTAGCCCTCGGCGCCCAGGGATCCGCTCCGTGACGGCTCCACATCGACCACGATGTCGCCGGCACGGGACGGACCGCCGGTGACCGGCACGGTGCCCTTGCCCGCGGCGTGCAGATCATCGGCGAGGGTGGCGGCGACGCGGCGCGAGGCGGCGTCGTGCGCGACCAGGCGGGCGCCGGGACCGTAGGAGTAAGTACCTTGCCCTGGCGTCCAGTTGGTGAGGCTCGGCAGGGTCCGGGGCATAGGGTCCTGGGGTGCCGCCCGCGCCAGGGGGGCCGGTGCCGCAAGCAGGAGGAACGCCGCTACGGTGCCGATCAGTCGGTGTCTGCGCCGCCGGGGCGCGATCTTGGAGCTCGGATCCGTCATGAGGTCCGATGATTCAAGCCCTCCGGAGAGGGTGTCAATGGATCGTTCCCTGCAATCACTTGGACATCTCGCAAAACTCATCGGATGAATCAGAGGACTGAGCTACCGAACGCACGACGGGCGGCGGACGGACCCCCGACCCGCCCGCCGCCGCTCCTTCACGGGTTCACCCCGTCGCGTCTCAGCCCTTCCACTCCACCTTGAACACCCACACGTGCTCGCCCGCCGCGCGTGCCGCCGCCGGCACGTCCACGACGAACGACCCGCCCGTGGTACGCCAGTTCAGCGGACGGTCGTAGCCGAGCATCATGACCTTGTCCCCGGCCCTGACCGGCACCGCGGCCTCGACCGTGAGTGTCGCGCCCGGCTCGGCGAGCGAGTGGATGTAGAACGCCTTGTTCGGCCTGACCGTGAACCGCAGGTCCTCGCCGAGTTGCGCCATCCGCGACCAGTACGTGGTGTCGTAGATGGCCTCGCCGTTGATCTTGAGCCAGTGGCCCGTCTCGCGCAGCCGGGTCTGCATGATCTCCGGGATGGTGCCGTCGGCGCGCGGCCCGATGTCGAGGAGGAAGTTGCCGTTCTTCGACACGATGTCGACGAGGCTGTGCACGACCTCCTCGGTCGTCATGTAGCGGTCGTCGGGCGTCTCGGCGTTGTAGCCGTAGCTGTACGGGTCGAGGCCGCGGCTCGACTCCCACTTGGCGACGACGGTGTTGTCGTACGTCGTGTACTCGGGCGTCGTGAAGTCGTGGAAGCCGATCCCGGAGCGGTTGTTGACGGCGACCTCGTACGGCTTCGGGCGGTTCTTGCCGTGGTTGAAGAACTCGGCGAGGACGTTGTGCGAGTCGTTGACGCCGCCGATGTCGCACCACAGGAGCTGCGGGTCGTAGTCGTGGATCAGTTCCAGCATCTGCGGGGCCTGGAAGCCCTTCACGTAGTCCTTGCCGGACGTGTAGCCGGTGTAGGGGACGGGCTCCAGGGTGTACGGGTTGCGCGGGGCGTGCCCCATCCACGGGTTGTCCGGGTTGAACCACTCGGGCATCGAGAAGTACAGGCCGCGGTGCAGCTCGGGCGTGTAGCGGCGGGACGCGTCGAAGAGCTCCTTGATGATGTCCCGCTTGGGGCCCATCTTCACGGAGTTGCGGTCCGACAGCTTGGTGTCCCAGAGGGCGAAGCCCTCGTGGTGCTTGGACGTGAGGACGTGGTACTGGGCGCCCGCGTCCCGGAACAGCTCGACCCACGCGCGCGGGTCCCACTTCTTCGCGGTGAACATCGGGATGAAGTCGTCGTACGCGAAGTCCTCGCCGTACGTGGCCTTGTGGTGGGCGTACGTCGGGTTGTTCGGGTCCTGCATCTGGTCCCAGTACCACTCGGCGTACTGCTTGCCGACCGGCGCCCACGCGGGCACGGAGTAGACGCCCCAGTGGATGAAGATGCCGAACTTCGCGGAGTGGAACCAGTACGGGGCCTGGTGTCCGGAGAGCGACGCATCGGTCGGCTGGTAGTCGGGGACGCCGAGCGTGAGTTTCCTGGTGCTGGCGGCGGCCTGGTGTCCGCGCCCGGTGGCGACGACCTTGCCGTCCTGGACCGTGCCGGGCGCTGTGCCCGCGCGGTTGCGGATGCCGACGCGGACGCGGGCCTGCTCACCGGGGGCGAGGCGGGTGACGCGGGCGGGCTCGACGGTGCGCGCGCCGGGCACGTCGACGCTGACGGTGAGGGCGTCGGCGGTGACGATGCCGACGGTGCCCGCGTTCACGACGGTCGCCTCGACGCTCTGCGCGCCGGTGGACTCCAGGAGCGAGAACGTGGAGTGCGCGTCGCGCAGCGCCAGCGCCCGGCCCTGCGCGGCCGGCTGGAGCGAGAGCGCGAAGACGTGCAGTGCGGTCTTGTTCGCCTCGGCCGGGTTCAGCTTCGGCAGCGTGATCGCGACGGCCTCGCGCTGCGCGTCGAGGGGGATCTCGCTGGTACCTATGCCTACGCGGGCGGTGTCCTTCGTGCCGTCCGGCTTGTAGCGGTAGGCGGCGGAGAGCGGACCGCCTGCCGCGTACCAGTCGGCGCCGCCGAGTCCGGCGCTCGCGGTGGAGCCGTCGGCGTAGTGGACGGTGGCGCTGCCGGACGCGTTGCCGTAGCTGCCCGCGGTGAGGAACAGGGCGGACAGATAGCGGCCCTTGGGCAGCTCGACGCGCTGGCCCATGGCCACGACATTGTTCTTCGCGCCCGCCGCCGACGACGGGAAGACGTAGGCGATCCCGTCGACTTGGACAGGCCCCGCGGGGAGTTCCTCGCCGGGGAAGGTGTAGCCGCTGCCGTCGAAGTCGCCTCCGCGGGCGTCCGCGGTGTCGACACCGTCGTTGTCGAAGAGGGCGTCGAGCGGAACGGGCACCGGGTCGGGGACGGGCCCCCAGACGGCGTCCGCGGACGCGGTCCGGGCGGTGGCCGTCGCGTCGGACGCGGCGGCCGGTCCGGCGGCGGCGAGCGGTACCGCGGCCGCGGCTGCTACGGCCGCGGCCGTCCCGAGGACCTGGCGTCTTGGGTACGAACTCATACTCAGCACTCCCTGATGCGGCTCAAGGCTGGGCATTCATCGGAGGTCTGATGATGGTAGGGGTCCGTGGGCGCGTCAATGGGCCGCGCAGAGGCGGGAGTTGAGAGAGTGATCCGATGACCGCTCATCGACGTCGGGCCGTCAGCGGGCATCCGCATTGAATGTCCGAAAACGGCCGTCTGTCAGCGGGTGCGAAGAAGGCGCGAAGCCGGTCTCCGGGGACCTGGCGCCGTCGGGGGCCGGCGCGTCACAGCGCGCGGTACATGATGTGCAGCCCCACCCGGCCGTGCCGGGCGTGCTCGTACGCGTCCGGGACCGTGCCCAGGATCGTGAAACCGAGGGAGGTCCAGAGGCCGACGGCGGGGTTGGTCTCGACGACCGCGTTGAACACCATGGCACGGTAGCCGTCGGCCTTCGCGCGCTCCAGTACGTGCTCGGCGAGGGCGCGGCCGATGCCGCGGCCGCCCTGGGTGGGGTCGACCATGAAGCCCGCGTTCGCGATGCCGGCGGCGGGACCGCCGTAGTTCGGCGCGACGTAGGCCGAGCCGACGACAACGCCGTCCGCCTCGGCCACGTACACGCGCTTACCCGGACCCATCCACAGGGTCCGGGCCAGCGCCTCGGGGGTGTCCGGGTCCCAGGCGTACGTCTCGCGGGATCCGACGATCTGCCGCCAGAACGGCCAGATCTGCGCCCAGTCCTTGTCCTCTGCGTCCCTGATCAGCATGTACGTGAGTCTGGCACGCGGCCGGTCGGAGGCGGTTACGGGGCTGGGGCCGGTCAGTCCACGCTCGGCAGGATGTGGGGCTCCGCGAGGTCGTCCTCGTAGCCCGCGAGCCTGATCGGGGCCGAGCGGGCCCACACGTCGAGGCTGCCCAGCTTCTCGGGCCGCCGCCCCGCGCGCTCCGTGCGTTCTCGGGGGCGCTGCTCGCGATTCGTCTTCTCTGGTGTCACCGCGCACTCCTTGTGTGTCGGGTAACCCTGTCCGGCGCGCCCCGCCCGGCGTTCCCGTCGGGCGTCCGGCGCCCGGTCGGGCTGGTTTCGATACCGGTTCGGGCGCGGTGGCGCCGGTTTCCTGCTTGGGCGGCCCGGGATCGGGCCGTCCCGCGACGAACCACGGGTGCTGGTAGGACCACGTTGTGCTGTCCGTCGGCTAGAGACAGAGTACCCATATGAGCAGGACCCCGCTCGATGGGGCCGAAACCAGGGAGACGGCCGGGGGTCGCCGGGGATTCATTCGGCCACCGGCGACCTCACACCCGACTGGGTGACGACTACGTGGGGTCCGGCCGGTCCGTGTTGATCGATCGCCCCGGATCGTCGGTCGGCTCCGCCGACGGCTGGGACGTCACATACGGCGAACCGGAGGGCTCGGCGGGGGGCGGAGCGGGCGGCAGCACGCCTCCCGGGGGCGGCGGTCCGGTGGGGCTGGCGGTGGCGGTGCCCGCGGCCTCGTTCGCGATGGCGTCGAAGTCCACGTCGCCCGTGTTCTCCAGCATGGTGATGTGGTCGAGGACGGTCTGGTTGGCGTCGGTGGCGAGCTCGCGGACGAGGGTGTTGCGGGTGGTGTGGCGGACCTGGGCGATCAGCGCGAAGACCTTGCCGTGGGAGTCGCGCAGCAGGTTGGCGAACTTGTTCTCGTAGTCCTTGCCGCTCGCGGCGGTCAGCTGGTTGAGCCAGCCCTGCTGCTGCGGGTTGGGCTGGTTCGGCAGCTCGACGCCGAGCCGGCCCGCGACCGAGCGGACGCGCTTGTCGAGGTCGGTGTGGCCGACGACGAGGTGGTCGCCCGCCATCCTGATCGCCTGCGTCGGCGCCCGCTCCATGGCCTGCTGGCCGGCCGGTATCTCCCAGAGCCCGGCGAGCCGCACCTTGACCAGGAAGTCCCGGTCGGTGGCCGACAGGGGACCCCATTGGGTGGCCACGCTGCCCGCGTTCAGATTGGCCGCCCCGGTGCCCGAGCGGTCGGCGTACGACCAGATCGGAAAGGCGAGCGCGCCCAGGGTGGCGACCAGGGCGGCGAAGATGAGCGCGGTCCCGTTGATGCGTCGCAAGCAATCCTCCCGATACCGGC
The DNA window shown above is from Streptomyces sp. NBC_01445 and carries:
- a CDS encoding alpha-L-fucosidase; the encoded protein is MTVSRRLFMAAAVTTAVAASSNSLALAAPAATRTTAEEPHYRIPISSADSPEELVAKASRVRPTKRQIAWQGLEKTAFLHFGVNTFTGLEWGTGDEDPNVFQPTGLDTDQWARALRDGGFKLAILTVKHHDGFVLYPSRYTRHSVASSSWRGGQGDVLRSFAGSMRKYGIKVGVYISPADENQYLDGVYANGSKRSARTIPTLVDGDDRAGDSPRTFTLDATDYGAHMLNQLYEVLTEYGPVDEVWFDGAQGRIPPEKVETYDWDSWYAVIRALAPGATMAVRGPDVRWVGNEGGLAREDEWSVVPVKDSGNGSVDYALRYDAPDQGSRDALAQSRSVAQYLQWWPAECDVSIRPGWFYHADQQPKSVDQLADIWFRSVGRNSVLLLNIPPDTDGLLPAADVARLKEFRERIDRELPEDLADGARVRDDGEGIRTVDLRTAREVDRIRLAEDIRHGQQVEQFVVEAKSGGAWTEVARAGTIGASRVLVLPAPVTAREWRLRITQTRTGPHIARFGLYRSRV
- a CDS encoding alpha-L-fucosidase yields the protein MSSYPRRQVLGTAAAVAAAAAVPLAAAGPAAASDATATARTASADAVWGPVPDPVPVPLDALFDNDGVDTADARGGDFDGSGYTFPGEELPAGPVQVDGIAYVFPSSAAGAKNNVVAMGQRVELPKGRYLSALFLTAGSYGNASGSATVHYADGSTASAGLGGADWYAAGGPLSAAYRYKPDGTKDTARVGIGTSEIPLDAQREAVAITLPKLNPAEANKTALHVFALSLQPAAQGRALALRDAHSTFSLLESTGAQSVEATVVNAGTVGIVTADALTVSVDVPGARTVEPARVTRLAPGEQARVRVGIRNRAGTAPGTVQDGKVVATGRGHQAAASTRKLTLGVPDYQPTDASLSGHQAPYWFHSAKFGIFIHWGVYSVPAWAPVGKQYAEWYWDQMQDPNNPTYAHHKATYGEDFAYDDFIPMFTAKKWDPRAWVELFRDAGAQYHVLTSKHHEGFALWDTKLSDRNSVKMGPKRDIIKELFDASRRYTPELHRGLYFSMPEWFNPDNPWMGHAPRNPYTLEPVPYTGYTSGKDYVKGFQAPQMLELIHDYDPQLLWCDIGGVNDSHNVLAEFFNHGKNRPKPYEVAVNNRSGIGFHDFTTPEYTTYDNTVVAKWESSRGLDPYSYGYNAETPDDRYMTTEEVVHSLVDIVSKNGNFLLDIGPRADGTIPEIMQTRLRETGHWLKINGEAIYDTTYWSRMAQLGEDLRFTVRPNKAFYIHSLAEPGATLTVEAAVPVRAGDKVMMLGYDRPLNWRTTGGSFVVDVPAAARAAGEHVWVFKVEWKG
- a CDS encoding DUF4142 domain-containing protein codes for the protein MRRINGTALIFAALVATLGALAFPIWSYADRSGTGAANLNAGSVATQWGPLSATDRDFLVKVRLAGLWEIPAGQQAMERAPTQAIRMAGDHLVVGHTDLDKRVRSVAGRLGVELPNQPNPQQQGWLNQLTAASGKDYENKFANLLRDSHGKVFALIAQVRHTTRNTLVRELATDANQTVLDHITMLENTGDVDFDAIANEAAGTATASPTGPPPPGGVLPPAPPPAEPSGSPYVTSQPSAEPTDDPGRSINTDRPDPT
- a CDS encoding family 20 glycosylhydrolase; translated protein: MTDPSSKIAPRRRRHRLIGTVAAFLLLAAPAPLARAAPQDPMPRTLPSLTNWTPGQGTYSYGPGARLVAHDAASRRVAATLADDLHAAGKGTVPVTGGPSRAGDIVVDVEPSRSGSLGAEGYELRAAQRLEITGAAEAGAFYGTRTLLQLLAQGDQVPAGRTVDVPRYKERGVGVCACYVHISTDWMENLVRDMAYHKLNQLLVELKVKSDRHPEANTWGYYTKSEIRRLVALGEKYHVTIVPEINSPGHMDPWIENRPDLQLTDSDGKPQPSRLDITAPAAFDYYKSLIDEYGEVFPAKWWHMGADEYMLGSDFAKYPQIDAYAKKKYGENATPQDAFIDFVNRVDAYAASKGKRLRIWNDGLTGANTVPVTAGTTIEHWLGVKVKPSELIAQGYPVMNAAYALYLVRGGFHTDTQKLYDEQWDPRSFEGEKLASRDGITGAKISLWPDNGRGETENEVAGAARLPLSHIAQATWGDPHPDATYAGFTARAEAVGRAPGQRDLTRPPVADGTYTLADTRHHTQAAGFELTRTPDGYLTLKSTATGSCLETRSGRLTLNVPLQPGSAVTQETCDAKSTLQRWQVSRAGGGYVLTNAVTRMTLDATSDGRLVQNPPDQQTPTIWTLTQR
- a CDS encoding GNAT family N-acetyltransferase, which gives rise to MLIRDAEDKDWAQIWPFWRQIVGSRETYAWDPDTPEALARTLWMGPGKRVYVAEADGVVVGSAYVAPNYGGPAAGIANAGFMVDPTQGGRGIGRALAEHVLERAKADGYRAMVFNAVVETNPAVGLWTSLGFTILGTVPDAYEHARHGRVGLHIMYRAL